From a region of the Streptomyces venezuelae genome:
- a CDS encoding rodlin yields MLKKFMATAAATAAVLGAGAAVASPAMAIGNDNGVNTVNGNGSAQIYGNQETHGKMSPQLGAIQGSLNKLCVGLPAKVNAQSVLALIANVGVQDVNVLSNPQNQQCAENSTQAKGDEALSHIASNIPVLSGNLSAGS; encoded by the coding sequence ATGCTCAAGAAGTTCATGGCCACCGCAGCCGCCACCGCCGCCGTGCTCGGCGCGGGTGCCGCAGTCGCCTCCCCGGCGATGGCGATCGGCAACGACAACGGCGTCAACACCGTCAACGGCAACGGCTCGGCCCAGATCTACGGCAACCAGGAGACCCACGGCAAGATGAGCCCGCAGCTCGGTGCCATCCAGGGCTCGCTCAACAAGCTCTGCGTCGGCCTGCCGGCGAAGGTCAACGCCCAGTCCGTGCTCGCGCTCATCGCCAACGTGGGAGTCCAGGACGTCAACGTCCTGTCGAACCCGCAGAACCAGCAGTGCGCCGAGAACTCCACCCAGGCCAAGGGGGACGAGGCGCTCTCGCACATCGCCAGCAACATCCCGGTCCTCTCCGGGAACCTCTCCGCGGGCAGCTGA
- a CDS encoding FAD-dependent oxidoreductase: MPRPLRVAIVGAGPAGIYAADALLKSEAAVEPGVSIDLFERMPAPFGLIRYGVAPDHPRIKGIITALHQVLDKPQVRLFGNVDYPNDISLDELRSFYDAVIFSTGATADRALNIPGVELDGSYGAADFVSWYDGHPDVPRTWPLDAEKVAVLGVGNVALDVARILAKTADELLPTEIPANVYDGLKANKALEVHVFGRRGPAQAKFSPMELRELDHSPNIEVIVNPEDIDYDEGSIATRRANKQADMVAKTLENWAIRDIGERPHKLFLHFFESPSEILGEDGKVVGLRTERTELDGTGNVKGTGNFTDWDIQSVYRAVGYLSDELPKLPWDVDSGTVPDEGGRVIEAGEHLQSTYVTGWIRRGPVGLIGHTKGDANETVANLLADHAEGRLGEPAAPAPEAVETFLGERGVRYTTWEGWYKLDAAEKALGEPQGRERVKIVEREGMLDASGA, encoded by the coding sequence ATGCCTCGCCCTCTGCGGGTAGCAATCGTCGGTGCCGGCCCCGCCGGTATCTACGCCGCCGACGCGCTGCTGAAGTCCGAGGCAGCCGTCGAGCCCGGTGTGTCCATCGACCTCTTCGAGCGGATGCCCGCTCCCTTCGGCCTGATCCGGTACGGCGTGGCCCCCGACCACCCCCGGATCAAGGGCATCATCACCGCCCTTCACCAGGTGCTCGACAAGCCGCAGGTGCGCCTCTTCGGGAACGTCGACTACCCGAACGACATCAGCCTCGACGAGCTGCGGTCCTTCTACGACGCCGTGATCTTCTCGACCGGCGCCACGGCCGACCGCGCGCTGAACATCCCGGGCGTCGAGCTCGACGGCTCCTACGGCGCCGCAGACTTCGTCTCCTGGTACGACGGCCACCCCGACGTCCCGCGCACCTGGCCGCTGGACGCGGAGAAGGTCGCCGTGCTCGGTGTCGGCAACGTCGCCCTCGACGTCGCACGCATCCTCGCGAAGACGGCCGACGAACTGCTGCCGACCGAGATCCCGGCGAACGTCTACGACGGGCTCAAGGCGAACAAGGCCCTGGAGGTGCACGTCTTCGGCCGCCGCGGTCCGGCGCAGGCCAAGTTCAGCCCCATGGAGCTCCGGGAGCTGGACCACTCGCCCAACATCGAGGTCATCGTCAACCCCGAGGACATCGACTACGACGAGGGCTCCATAGCCACCCGCCGGGCCAACAAGCAGGCCGACATGGTCGCCAAGACCCTGGAGAACTGGGCGATCCGCGACATCGGCGAGCGCCCGCACAAGCTGTTCCTGCACTTCTTCGAGTCGCCCTCCGAGATCCTCGGCGAGGACGGCAAGGTGGTCGGCCTGCGCACCGAGCGCACGGAGCTCGACGGCACGGGCAACGTCAAGGGCACGGGCAACTTCACCGACTGGGACATCCAGTCCGTCTACCGTGCCGTCGGCTACCTCTCCGACGAGCTGCCCAAGCTCCCCTGGGACGTCGACTCCGGTACGGTCCCGGACGAGGGTGGACGGGTGATCGAGGCCGGTGAGCACCTGCAGTCGACGTACGTCACCGGATGGATCCGGCGCGGTCCGGTCGGCCTGATCGGCCACACCAAGGGCGACGCGAACGAGACCGTCGCGAACCTGCTCGCCGACCACGCGGAGGGCCGCCTGGGCGAGCCGGCCGCCCCGGCGCCCGAGGCCGTCGAGACCTTCCTCGGCGAGCGCGGCGTCCGCTACACGACGTGGGAGGGCTGGTACAAGCTCGACGCGGCGGAGAAGGCCCTCGGCGAGCCCCAGGGCCGCGAGCGGGTGAAGATCGTCGAGCGTGAGGGCATGCTCGACGCGAGCGGAGCGTAA
- a CDS encoding DUF5302 domain-containing protein, which produces MADETDTPQDESPAEAAKRKFREALERNAANAHSQQAHQNRAKVQGSSSAASGKNKKVRRKSG; this is translated from the coding sequence ATGGCTGACGAAACCGACACCCCGCAGGACGAGTCCCCGGCCGAGGCGGCCAAGCGCAAGTTCCGGGAGGCCCTGGAGCGCAACGCCGCGAACGCCCACTCCCAGCAGGCCCACCAGAACCGGGCCAAGGTCCAGGGCTCCAGCAGCGCCGCGAGCGGCAAGAACAAGAAGGTCCGCCGCAAGAGCGGCTGA
- a CDS encoding mycothiol transferase, translated as MKATEVIADGFGRIREIVHEVVEGVPPELLNARVDPAANSVTWLIWHLTRVQDDHIADAAGTEQVWDSEGWSDRFALPLPAGSTGYGHTPRDVYTVRVDSGELLLAYFDAVHERTTRFVHGLAAADLDRVVDERWDPPVTLGVRLVSVLEDDLQHAGQAAFVRGVLERDRGA; from the coding sequence ATGAAGGCTACGGAGGTCATCGCCGACGGTTTCGGACGCATCCGGGAGATCGTGCACGAGGTCGTGGAAGGGGTCCCGCCGGAGCTCCTCAACGCGCGCGTGGACCCGGCGGCGAACTCGGTCACCTGGCTCATCTGGCACCTGACCCGCGTCCAGGACGACCACATCGCGGACGCGGCCGGCACCGAGCAGGTCTGGGACTCCGAGGGCTGGTCGGACCGGTTCGCACTGCCCCTGCCCGCCGGGTCGACCGGATACGGGCACACACCACGGGACGTCTACACCGTGCGGGTCGACTCGGGCGAGCTGCTGCTGGCGTACTTCGACGCGGTGCACGAGCGGACCACGCGGTTCGTCCACGGGCTCGCCGCCGCCGACCTGGACCGGGTGGTCGACGAACGCTGGGATCCGCCGGTCACCCTCGGGGTCCGCCTGGTCAGCGTGCTGGAGGACGATCTGCAGCACGCCGGGCAGGCGGCCTTCGTACGGGGCGTACTGGAGCGCGACCGGGGCGCGTAG